In one window of Musa acuminata AAA Group cultivar baxijiao chromosome BXJ3-2, Cavendish_Baxijiao_AAA, whole genome shotgun sequence DNA:
- the LOC103975297 gene encoding uncharacterized protein LOC103975297, whose translation MPRHLDIGWQYGTMIGNHRHHVQCNYCHRIMIGGITRFKKHLASKKGEIKGCEAAPKEVREVIRKHLASLRPRRPNKKRRKPADGNFVDPLSVNYNMELDASDPDARQKMLTFNDEETHSSRSADQQFEVGTREFVDVFACVQYKDEQDFDPSRATDLGWAHGVMVNGDRQKIQCRYCHKIILGGGISRLKQHLAGERGNIAPCEQVPDDVKAQMQQHLGFKVLERLKKQKDFEVVEYSAQQAIEEYVGDVPNIISPRDGSRYRRGEDACETNSIRRKKIVTSYIPQASAIPQSALQFTSQENVDHADITVAKFMYEAGIPLSVANSFYFQRMADAIAAVGLGYKIPSYHSLRGKLLNICANEVQEINKKLHKSWEVTGCTVMVDRWMDKSGQAMINFFIYCPKGTMFLKSVDASEIETTLEGLVGLFDSVVQDVGSSNIVQFITDGSACYKAAGKILVNKHKTFFWSVCTNHCIELMFKGLSEMDEVNKVMARAKKISQLVYNHAWVLDLLNDITEGRDIVLPSMTTFITDYLTFQNMFMLKESLQEIFTCNLWEQSELSKQTLGIDVKNIVSDSQFWQSCSRIINVMNPLITVLNVADGGERASMGFLYDAIEKAKKEIILAFDNHECDYSPYLDIVNHVQDELHSPLHAAAYYLNPAIYYNPEFSMSNVVQKGLLDCIETLEPDVADQDNITRHKAFYEDAVGDFGRPMAVRGRETLSPATWWSMYGSDHPNLQRFAVRILSQTYIMTTSDRAYNANAYLHSSKNRLEQERLKDLKFVHYNLHYQQRQSVAAGIKANIRSRYDPVSVDNHNAEEWIEDPGLTEGEGINLLDVAQLDTSVPTADSLCNMSDDNFGNNHENINGSDEGVDSADSLNCMQKQIKTTPREATVHILPAVSCGYIIM comes from the exons ATGCCTCGTCACTTAGACATAGGGTGGCAATATGGTACAATGATTGGGAATCACAGGCATCATGTGCAATGCAACTATTGCCACAGGATCATGATTGGAGGCATTACACGTTTCAAGAAACACTTGGCAAGCAAAAAGGGAGAAATTAAGGGCTGTGAGGCTGCTCCTAAAGAAGTACGGGAAGTAATTAGGAAACATCTGGCTTCACTAAGGCCAAGGAGGCCGAACAAGAAAAGACGAAAGCCAGCAGATGGAAATTTTGTAGATCCTCTTTCTGTTAATTATAACATGGAACTGGATGCATCAGATCCAGATGCAAGACAGAAAATGTTGACATTTAATGATGAAGAAACTCACT CTTCTAGGTCAGCAGACCAACAATTTGAGGTTGGAACAAGGGAATTTGTTGATGTGTTTGCATGTGTCCAGTACAAGGATGAGCAG GATTTTGATCCTTCTAGAGCAACTGACCTTGGATGGGCACATGGTGTCATGGTAAATGGGGACCGACAAAAAATACAGTGCAGATACTGCCATAAAATAATCTTAGGAGGTGGAATTTCTCGCCTTAAACAACATTTAGCTGGGGAAAGAGGCAATATAGCTCCATGTGAACAAGTACCTGATGATGTAAAAGCACAAATGCAACAGCATCTGGGCTTTAAAGTTTTGGAAAGACTTAAAAAGCAGAAAGATTTTGAGGTTGTAGAGTATTCTGCTCAGCAAGCAATAGAAGAATATGTTGGTGATGTTCCTAACATAATATCTCCAAGAGATGGCTCTCGTTACAGAAGAGGAGAGGATGCTTGTGAAACGAATTCTATCAGAAGAAAGAAAATTGTGACATCATATATTCCTCAGGCCTCAGCCATACCTCAGTCTGCTTTACAGTTTACTTCACAAGAAAACGTAGATCATGCTGATATCACAGTTGCAAAATTTATGTATGAAGCAGGTATACCATTAAGTGTGGCAAATTCATTCTATTTTCAGAGGATGGCTGATGCAATTGCTGCAGTAGGTCTAGGATACAAAATTCCCTCATATCATTCTCTTAGAggtaaattattaaatatatgtgCCAATGAAGTGCAAGAAATTAATAAAAAGCTTCACAAGTCATGGGAAGTGACTGGTTGTACGGTCATGGTTGATAGGTGGATGGATAAATCTGGTCAGGCTATGATTAACTTTTTCATATATTGTCCAAAAGGAACCATGTTTCTGAAGTCAGTAGATGCATCTGAGATTGAAACCACCTTGGAAGGTCTTGTTGGTTTATTCGATAGTGTTGTTCAGGATGTTGGCTCCAGCAACATTGTGCAATTCATAACTGATGGTTCAGCCTGCTATAAAGCTGCAGGTAAGATACTGGTGAACAAGCATAAGACTTTCTTTTGGAGTGTTTGCACAAACCATTGCATCGAACTAATGTTCAAAGGATTGAGTGAAATGGATGAAGTGAATAAGGTAATGGCAAGGGCAAAGAAAATAAGTCAGCTAGTATATAACCATGCCTGGGTCCTTGATTTATTGAATGATATAACTGAAGGAAGAGATATAGTATTACCCTCCATGACTACATTTATAACAgactatttgacttttcagaatatgTTCATGCTCAAAGAATCTCTTCAAGAGATATTTACATGTAACTTATGGGAGCAGTCAGAGCTATCTAAGCAAACACTGGGGATAGACGTAAAGAACATTGTGTCAGATTCACAATTCTGGCAGTCCTGTTCAAGAATCATCAATGTCATGAACCCCCTCATTACAGTTCTAAACGTTGCAGATGGTGGAGAAAGAGCTTCTATGGGATTTCTATATGATGCTATAGAAAAGGCAAAGAAAGAAATAATTTTGGCATTTGATAACCATGAATGTGATTACTCTCCATATTTAGACATTGTGAATCATGTACAAGATGAGCTCCACAGCCCTCTGCATGCTGCAGCTTATTATCTTAACCCTGCTATATATTATAACCCAGAATTTTCTATGAGTAATGTTGTTCAAAAAGGTTTACTTGATTGCATCGAGACTTTAGAGCCTGATGTAGCAGACCAAGATAATATAACAAGGCATAAAGCTTTTTATGAAGATGCTGTAGGAGATTTTGGAAGACCAATGGCAGTAAGGGGAAGAGAAACGTTATCTCCAG CTACATGGTGGTCGATGTATGGATCAGATCACCCAAATCTCCAGCGATTTGCTGTGAGGATATTGAGCCAAACATATATTATGACTACCTCCGATAGGGCCTACAATGCCAATGCATATCTCCATTCAAGTAAGAACAGATTGGAGCAAGAGAGGCTGAAGGATCTGAAATTTGTccactataatttgcattatcaaCAAAG GCAATCAGTGGCAGCAGGAATCAAGGCAAATATAAGAAGCAGATATGATCCTGTAAGTGTGGACAATCATAACGCAGAAGAGTGGATCGAAGATCCCGGATTAACCGAGGGAGAAGGAATCAATTTGTTAGATGTCGCACAACTTGATACTTCAGTTCCTACAGCCGATAGCCTCTGCAATATGAGTGATGATAATTTTGGCAATAACCATGAGAACATAAACGGAAGTGACGAGGGTGTCGACAGTGCAGATTCATTAAACTGTATGCAGAAGCAAATCAAGACAACACCAAGGGAAGCCACAGTTCATATTCTTCCTGCAGTATCATGTGGATACATTATTATGTAG
- the LOC135584004 gene encoding glycosyltransferase BC10-like — MKVLCRNLEQDRERAMISSWPFVICLVLLVSMPVVFVLAHRILMPTTLPGIPDMDEADDVALFRRATLASAGGGGSAGFRRRPPSAPKIAFLFLANSDLTFAPLWERFFRGHERLFNVYVHADPAARLLLSPTPSFLGRFIPAKATQRASPTLISAARRLLAAALVDDPANAFFALLSQHCVPLHSFRFTYRALLADPGAPPTPTGGRRHRRSYIEILSGEPGLRDRYVARGDDVMIHEVPFEQFRVGSQFFVLARRHAVLVVRDRRLWKKFKMPCLKSMADSCYPEEHYFPTLLEMQDPQGCTRYTLTRVNWTDSVGGHPYTYRPPEISASLINRLRRSNSTYSYLFARKFSPDCLDPLLKLADSVIFQD, encoded by the coding sequence ATGAAGGTTTTGTGCAGAAATCTGGAGCAGGATCGCGAGCGGGCGATGATTTCTTCGTGGCCGTTTGTCATTTGTTTGGTTCTGTTGGTGTCGATGCCGGTGGTGTTCGTTCTGGCCCACCGGATTCTGATGCCGACGACGCTGCCGGGCATCCCCGATATGGACGAGGCCGACGACGTCGCACTGTTCCGCCGCGCCACCCTTGCCTCCGCCGGGGGTGGTGGGAGCGCCGGGTTCCGCCGCAGACCGCCGTCGGCGCCCAAGATCGCGTTTCTGTTCCTCGCCAACTCCGACCTCACGTTCGCGCCGCTGTGGGAGCGGTTCTTCCGTGGCCACGAGCGGCTGTTCAACGTCTACGTGCACGCCGACCCTGCCGCCCGCCTCCTCCTCTCGCCGACGCCGTCGTTCCTCGGCCGCTTCATCCCGGCAAAGGCCACGCAGCGCGCCTCGCCGACCCTCATCTCGGCCGCGCGGCGCCTGCTCGCGGCCGCTCTCGTCGACGACCCAGCGAACGCTTTCTTCGCTCTCCTATCCCAGCACTGCGTTCCCCTCCACTCCTTCCGCTTTACCTATCGCGCCCTCCTCGCTGATCCCGGCGCGCCTCCCACTCCCACCGGCGGTCGGCGCCATCGCCGAAGCTACATCGAGATCCTCTCCGGCGAGCCGGGGCTGCGGGACCGGTACGTGGCCCGCGGCGATGACGTGATGATTCACGAGGTACCGTTCGAGCAGTTCCGCGTCGGGTCGCAATTCTTCGTCCTCGCCAGGCGGCACGCCGTGCTGGTGGTGCGCGACCGCCGCCTCTGGAAGAAGTTCAAGATGCCTTGCTTGAAGTCGATGGCGGATTCCTGCTACCCCGAGGAGCACTACTTCCCAACGCTCCTCGAGATGCAGGACCCCCAAGGATGCACTCGTTACACTCTGACGAGAGTGAATTGGACGGACAGCGTCGGCGGGCACCCGTACACGTATCGGCCGCCTGAGATCTCTGCAAGTCTTATCAACCGACTACGGAGGTCCAATTCGACGTACTCATACCTCTTCGCTCGCAAGTTCTCGCCGGATTGCCTCGATCCATTGCTCAAGCTCGCCGACAGCGTGATCTTCCAAGACTAG
- the LOC135585883 gene encoding uncharacterized protein LOC135585883, with translation MSDSACIKIRNICILAHVDHGKTTLADHLIAACGGGVLHPKLAGRLRYMDYLDEEQRRAITMKSSSIALQYKDYNINLIDSPGHMDFCSEVSTAARLSDGALVLVDAVEGVHIQTHAVLRQAWVEKLTPCLVLNKIDRLITELKLSPMEAYNRLQRIVHEVNAIVSAYKSEKYLSDVDSLLAGTSGDADQELIEVEDDEEDMFQPQKGNVAFVCALDGWGFCLSHFAEIYASKLGASMTALVKGLWGPRYYHTKKMMIVGKKGIEGVTKDPQPMFVQFVLKPLWQVYQAALEADGDRRMLDKVISTFNLSVPQRELQNKDPKIVLQAVMSRWLPLSDTILSMVVKCMPDPISAQSARISRLLPKRELVVDSPSFGSDVVAEAEYVRKCVASCDSSVDAPCVAFVSKMFAVPFKMLPQRGLNGEILNNQPTGEAGESDECFLAFARIFSGVLHSGQKVFVLSAVYDPLKSESMQRHVQEAELQSLYLMMGQGLVPVSSASAGNVVAIQGLGQFILKSATLSSTRNCWPFSSMMFQVAPTLRVAIEPSNPADIGALVKGLRLLNRADPFVEITVSSRGEQVLAAAGEVHLERCIKDLKERFAKVSLEVSPPLVSFKETIEGEGINLLEISKAFSCSTEYVEKTTPNGRCTIRVQVMKLPRTLTKVLEECSDVLEDIFEGQSRKKDGSLGSHITQDDCELVEGVRKRIVDAIESELEFVAKKIDKDRVERCRRMWFEFLQMIWSLGPSQVGPNVLLVPDSGTGNVDSCGQGQRGMLIRGSCDVSKRLGFLNTDIQTGSSLTSLDELADETELLCMEAEALKSSIVSGFQLATAAGPLCDEPMWGLAFLVEPYIFRDTSDASNQSDQYGILGGQVMTTVKEACRAAVLQNKPRLVEAMYFCELNTPTEYLGAMYGVLGKMRARVLKEEMQEGSSLFTVHAYVPVAESFGFADELRKRTSGAASALLVLSHWEELPEDPFFVPKTEEEIEEFGDGSSVLPNMARKLMNSVRRRKGLHVEEKVVQHATKQRTLARKV, from the coding sequence ATGAGCGATTCAGCGTGCATTAAGATCCGAAACATTTGTATTCTTGCCCATGTTGATCATGGCAAGACGACCCTCGCTGATCATCTGATTGCAGCATGCGGTGGTGGGGTCCTCCACCCGAAGCTTGCTGGCCGGTTGAGGTATATGGACTACCTTGACGAGGAGCAGAGGCGGGCTATCACGATGAAAAGTTCTTCAATTGCTCTCCAGTACAAGGACTACAATATAAATCTTATTGACTCCCCAGGTCACATGGATTTCTGCAGTGAAGTCTCCACAGCTGCACGTTTGAGCGATGGGGCCTTAGTTTTAGTTGATGCAGTCGAAGGGGTTCACATCCAGACCCACGCTGTCCTGCGACAGGCTTGGGTGGAGAAGTTGACTCCTTGCTTGGTCTTGAACAAGATTGATAGGCTGATAACTGAGCTAAAATTAAGTCCAATGGAAGCTTATAACAGATTGCAGAGAATAGTTCATGAAGTCAATGCAATTGTTAGCGCCTACAAGTCTGAAAAGTATCTTTCCGATGTTGACTCACTTCTTGCAGGGACATCTGGAGATGCAGATCAAGAATTGATAGAGGTGGAGGATGATGAGGAGGATATGTTCCAACCACAAAAGGGGAACGTAGCATTTGTTTGTGCATTGGATGGTTGGGGTTTCTGTCTAAGCCATTTTGCAGAGATTTATGCTTCTAAGCTTGGAGCCAGTATGACAGCTTTGGTAAAGGGGTTATGGGGGCCTCGTTACTATCACACAAAGAAAATGATGATTGTAGGAAAAAAGGGTATAGAAGGTGTTACTAAGGATCCTCAGCCTATGTTTGTGCAGTTTGTGCTTAAGCCTCTGTGGCAGGTCTATCAGGCAGCTCTAGAGGCTGATGGAGACAGAAGGATGCTTGACAAGGTCATCAGTACTTTCAATTTGTCTGTCCCACAGAGGGAGCTCCAAAATAAGGACCCGAAGATTGTGCTCCAAGCTGTCATGAGCCGGTGGCTTCCATTATCAGACACAATCCTCTCGATGGTGGTCAAGTGCATGCCTGATCCTATCTCTGCACAATCTGCTCGCATTTCTCGGTTGCTTCCGAAGAGAGAGTTAGTGGTTGATAGTCCCAGCTTTGGCTCTGATGTGGTTGCTGAAGCAGAGTATGTGAGGAAGTGTGTCGCGTCTTGTGACTCTAGTGTTGATGCTCCATGTGTAGCATTTGTTTCCAAAATGTTTGCTGTTCCATTTAAGATGCTACCACAAAGGGGCTTAAATGGTGAAATCCTGAACAATCAGCCCACTGGTGAAGCTGGGGAATCAGATGAGTGCTTTCTTGCATTTGCAAGAATCTTTAGTGGGGTCCTCCATTCTGGGCAAAAGGTCTTTGTGCTCTCGGCTGTGTATGATCCATTAAAAAGTGAATCCATGCAAAGACATGTGCAAGAAGCAGAGCTTCAATCTTTATATTTAATGATGGGTCAAGGTCTTGTACCAGTATCCTCAGCAAGTGCAGGTAATGTGGTGGCAATTCAAGGACTAGGTCAGTTTATTTTGAAGAGTGCAACTCTCTCATCTACCAGAAACTGTTGGCCCTTCTCTAGTATGATGTTTCAAGTGGCACCTACTCTTAGGGTAGCTATTGAGCCTTCAAATCCAGCTGATATTGGTGCACTTGTGAAGGGTCTAAGGCTTCTCAATCGCGCAGACCCTTTCGTGGAAATTACTGTTTCATCCAGAGGTGAACAAGTGCTTGCAGCTGCAGGAGAGGTTCATCTTGAAAGGTGCATAAAGGACTTAAAAGAAAGATTTGCCAAGGTTAGCTTGGAAGTTTCACCTCCCCTTGTCTCATTCAAAGAGACCATTGAAGGGGAAGGTATCAACTTATTAGAGATTTCAAAGGCATTCTCATGTTCTACTGAATATGTTGAAAAAACTACACCAAATGGTAGGTGCACCATAAGAGTGCAAGTCATGAAACTTCCTCGTACTTTAACAAAGGTTCTTGAGGAATGTTCTGATGTTTTGgaagatatttttgaggggcagtCTAGAAAGAAAGATGGAAGTTTGGGGTCTCACATTACTCAGGATGATTGTGAACTCGTTGAAGGAGTCAGAAAGCGCATAGTTGATGCTATTGAAAGTGAATTAGAATTTGTTGCCAAGAAGATCGATAAAGATAGAGTTGAAAGATGCCGAAGAATGTGGTTTGAATTTCTTCAAATGATCTGGTCGCTCGGTCCTTCGCAGGTTGGGCCAAATGTTCTTCTAGTTCCAGATTCTGGAACAGGCAACGTTGACAGTTGCGGTCAAGGGCAAAGGGGTATGCTCATACGGGGTTCATGTGATGTTTCTAAAAGGTTAGGTTTTCTGAATACTGATATACAGACCGGCAGTAGTCTTACCAGTCTTGATGAATTGGCAGATGAAACTGAATTATTGTGTATGGAAGCTGAAGCTCTTAAAAGCAGCATTGTGTCTGGATTTCAGTTAGCCACCGCTGCTGGGCCTTTATGTGATGAACCCATGTGGGGTTTGGCATTTCTTGTGGAACCTTACATTTTCCGAGACACTTCTGATGCTTCCAATCAGTCTGACCAGTACGGTATCCTCGGCGGGCAAGTTATGACCACCGTTAAGGAAGCTTGTAGGGCAGCTGTGCTTCAAAACAAGCCAAGGCTTGTGGAAGCTATGTACTTCTGTGAGTTGAATACACCAACAGAATATTTGGGAGCCATGTATGGAGTTCTTGGAAAGATGCGTGCAAGAGTATTGAAAGAAGAGATGCAGGAAGGCTCCTCCTTGTTTACTGTACATGCCTATGTACCTGTTGCGGAAAGCTTTGGGTTTGCAGATGAGCTTAGGAAACGAACTTCAGGGGCTGCAAGTGCACTGCTTGTTCTTAGTCATTGGGAGGAACTACCGGAAGACCCTTTTTTTGTTCCAAAGACAGAGGAGGAGATCGAAGAATTCGGAGATGGTTCCAGTGTCCTTCCAAATATGGCAAGGAAACTTATGAATTCTGTGAGACGAAGGAAAGGCCTTCATGTGGAGGAAAAAGTTGTTCAGCATGCAACAAAACAGAGGACACTGGCCAGGAAGGTGTGA
- the LOC135630655 gene encoding syntaxin-132-like yields MNNLLSESFELSRGEPSRDRDIELGLQQTMNVAEQGLENFFKQVEEIEKLIEKLSKLSANLQAANEKSKSVTKASDMKAIKQHMQKEIDEVGKIARLAKSNLEELDRDNLASRQKPGCGKGSSVDRSRTATTVALKKKLKERMSEFQTLRETIHQEYREVVERRIFTVTGNRADEETIDRLIETGNSEQIFQKAIQEQGRGQVMDTLAEIQERHNTVKDLERKLLELQQIFLDMAVLVDAQGEMLDNIESQVSSAVDHVQSGTVALQKAKKLQKNSRKWMCIAIIILLLIVVIIVVAVIKPWSKGT; encoded by the exons ATGAATAACCTCCTCTCA gaATCCTTTGAGCTCTCCCGAGGTGAGCCTTCGAGAGACAGAGACATCGAATTAGGACTACAGCAAACAATGAATGTCGCTGAACAAGGATTGGAAAATTTTTTTAAGCAG GTCGAAGAAATCGAGAAACTAATTGAGAAGCTCTCAAAGCTATCAGCAAATCTTCAG GCTGCAAATGAGAAATCCAAATCTGTTACGAAGGCATCTGATATGAAAG CAATCAAGCAGCACATgcaaaaagagattgatgaagtGGGAAAAATTGCACGTTTAGCAAAGTCAAATCTTGAAGAACTGGACCGAGAT AACCTTGCGAGTAGACAGAAGCCAGGATGTGGGAAGGGTTCAAGTGTAGATCGTTCCAGGACTGCAACCACAGT AGCACTGAAAAAGAAGTTGAAAGAACGCATGTCTGAATTTCAG ACTTTAAGGGAAACAATCCATCAAGAGTACCGGGAGGTTGTGGAAAGAAGGATTTTTACAG TTACTGGTAATCGAGCTGATGAagag ACAATTGATCGTTTAATAGAGACAGGAAATAGTGAGCAAATATTCCAGAAAGCAATTCAAGAGCAAGGACGAGGCCAG GTGATGGACACACTTGCTGAAATCCAGGAGCGGCATAATACTGTAAAGGATCTGGAGAGGAAGCTGCTTGAACTGCAACAG ATTTTTCTTGATATGGCAGTGTTGGTTGATGCTCAAGGGGAAATGCTCGATAATATTGAATCCCAG GTTTCAAGTGCTGTGGACCATGTTCAATCTGGGACGGTTGCTCTCCAGAAAGCAAAGAAGCTGCAGAAGAACTCACGCAAGTGGATGTGCATAGCCATAATCATTCTCCTCCTAATTGTTGTTATCATCGTCGTCGCGGTAATTAAACCATGGAGCAAGGGCACATAA
- the LOC103976216 gene encoding RING-H2 finger protein ATL70-like: MARGMQSLPNSNHHFYHLPDQIMNPSGFGRGDSVSMFSTDGIGGIGFGVGVSVGVLLLVITIALAFNSCARTNATSSRRPARRLAGAMADVETGLDEATLMRYPKVVFAQAKLVDEGGAASRCSICLSEYEDADVLRALPECGHLFHLKCVDPWLRLRPTCPLCRTTPLPSPSPTPLAEVIPLGRQSR; this comes from the coding sequence ATGGCAAGAGGAATGCAGAGCCTGCCGAACTCGAACCACCATTTCTATCATCTACCAGACCAGATCATGAACCCCTCGGGGTTCGGCCGTGGAGATTCTGTCAGCATGTTCAGCACAGATGGGATCGGCGGAATCGGCTTTGGCGTCGGCGTTTCCGTCGGTGTGCTGCTTCTCGTTATCACCATCGCTCTTGCATTCAACAGCTGTGCTCGAACCAACGCCACCTCTTCCAGGCGGCCTGCGAGAAGGCTCGCCGGTGCGATGGCGGACGTGGAAACCGGACTTGACGAGGCCACGTTGATGAGGTACCCGAAGGTCGTCTTCGCGCAGGCCAAGCTCGTTGACGAGGGAGGTGCAGCCTCGCGCTGCTCGATATGCCTCTCGGAGTACGAGGACGCCGACGTGCTTCGGGCGTTGCCGGAGTGCGggcacctgttccatttgaaatgcGTCGATCCATGGCTGCGGTTGCGGCCGACGTGCCCGCTCTGCCGCACGACGCCGTTGCCGAGTCCCTCGCCGACGCCGCTTGCTGAGGTCATTCCATTGGGAAGGCAGTCACGATAG